One part of the Gemmatimonadota bacterium genome encodes these proteins:
- a CDS encoding TonB-dependent receptor plug domain-containing protein has product MLTGEARGQILHGVVLYASDDAPVALAAVRLLDGDGVVVAAELTRPDGRFQIFVPTDGAFSVHVEHPAAFATVDGPLALSTLHNTFVTFHVQARPIELEGLEVTAERRSVRLEAVGYYERARDGLGFFVGPERLQARPPVRSSDVFRGVPGVQLLGSGTAGVPSFPLMSFALRGRFWTEGPGGGTPPCFPRVYVDGQVVEIGGSGNVPAQSFDQLVPAQDVAAVEVYRSPAEMPAQFGGLTQCGVILVWTTAHRR; this is encoded by the coding sequence TTGCTGACGGGCGAGGCCCGGGGCCAGATCCTGCACGGGGTGGTCCTGTACGCCTCCGACGACGCCCCGGTCGCCCTGGCGGCGGTACGCCTGCTCGATGGGGACGGCGTGGTCGTGGCCGCGGAGCTCACCCGACCCGACGGTCGCTTCCAGATCTTCGTGCCGACCGACGGCGCCTTCTCGGTGCACGTCGAGCACCCGGCCGCGTTCGCGACGGTCGACGGACCGCTCGCGCTCTCCACGCTCCACAACACGTTCGTCACCTTCCACGTCCAGGCCCGCCCCATCGAGCTCGAGGGACTGGAGGTCACGGCGGAGCGCCGGTCGGTCCGCCTGGAAGCCGTGGGCTACTACGAGCGGGCCCGTGACGGGCTCGGGTTCTTCGTCGGGCCCGAACGCCTCCAGGCGCGTCCGCCCGTGCGCTCCAGCGACGTCTTCCGCGGCGTGCCCGGCGTCCAGCTGCTGGGATCGGGCACGGCCGGCGTGCCCTCCTTCCCGCTGATGTCCTTCGCGCTGCGCGGGCGGTTCTGGACCGAAGGCCCGGGAGGCGGCACCCCGCCCTGCTTCCCCCGGGTCTACGTGGACGGCCAGGTGGTCGAGATCGGAGGGAGCGGCAACGTCCCCGCCCAGAGCTTCGATCAGCTGGTGCCGGCCCAGGACGTCGCGGCGGTGGAGGTCTACCGCAGCCCGGCGGAGATGCCCGCCCAGTTCGGCGGCTTGACCCAGTGCGGCGTCATCCTGGTGTGGACGACCGCCCACCGGCGATAG
- a CDS encoding choice-of-anchor B family protein gives MVNLRFSGVLALGLGLAAAPALQAQGFGASLALGDDAVFVGEGLNVREPGYVYVFARNAQGAWERTQKLEASDAEPNDHFGRSLAYAGGSLLVGTTVRNESTGAVYVFERDASGQWSERAILTAPDGAAGDALGRVMATDGQTVLASTWAHQDSRGAVYVYERDGSGTWTQTAKLMGSDIGPEGLFGMSLAVNGDRILVGAPTQGDNTGVVYAFHRENGTWTETGKLQPAAVGPNSRFGTGVALRDGEALIGAQTHNQFRGTAFRFTLDEATGQWSEAEAVPPFDGGDPGLQYGVTVAYNGDEQWIAAPGVNGFAGGAYILRSSDTIKLVAPDGQPQEGFANTFDVRGDRALVGLPGDDFGLGAVMVFERSGGAWTAASDRLVGDEPAGLDAITGDQVDCGTDGKAAIFDCQQVDILSFLPVQQIGGSRGVEVNDVWGWTDPESGREYALVGRYDGTSFIDITNPGAPRYLGNLALHEGANPNVWRDIKVYQDHAFIVSDGAGPHGMQVFDLTRLRDVGSEPVEFTEDAHYDRIASAHNIVINENTGFAYAVGVNSGGETCGGGLHMIDIRQPTEPQFVGCFQDMETGNQRTGYSHDAQCVVYHGPDTEHQGKEICLGSNETALSIADVSDKDNPIALSHASYPNVAYTHQGWLDDQHEYFYMNDEGDEQSGLVDHTRTLVWDVKDLDDPILVNEYLGPSRSIDHNLYVKGDLMYQSNYVSGLRIVDISDRANPREVGFFDTVPWSDDPVFDGSWSNYPFFESGTLVVTSGKEGVFLLKKRDRPIS, from the coding sequence ATGGTGAACCTACGATTCTCGGGCGTCCTCGCCCTCGGGCTCGGCCTTGCCGCCGCGCCTGCCCTCCAGGCCCAGGGCTTCGGAGCCTCCCTCGCGCTCGGAGACGACGCGGTCTTCGTGGGCGAAGGCCTGAACGTCCGGGAGCCCGGCTACGTCTACGTCTTCGCGCGCAACGCCCAGGGCGCCTGGGAGCGCACCCAGAAGCTCGAGGCGTCCGACGCGGAACCCAACGATCACTTCGGACGCTCGCTCGCCTATGCCGGCGGATCCCTGCTCGTGGGCACGACGGTGCGGAACGAGTCCACCGGCGCCGTCTACGTCTTCGAGCGGGACGCGTCCGGGCAGTGGAGCGAGCGCGCCATCCTGACCGCGCCGGACGGCGCGGCCGGGGACGCGTTGGGTCGGGTCATGGCCACGGACGGACAGACGGTCCTCGCGTCCACCTGGGCCCACCAGGACAGCCGCGGCGCCGTCTACGTCTACGAGCGTGATGGCTCGGGGACCTGGACCCAGACGGCCAAGCTCATGGGCAGCGACATCGGGCCCGAGGGGCTGTTCGGAATGAGCCTGGCCGTGAACGGCGACCGCATCCTGGTCGGCGCGCCGACCCAGGGCGACAACACCGGGGTCGTCTACGCCTTCCACCGCGAGAACGGCACCTGGACGGAGACGGGGAAGCTCCAGCCGGCCGCCGTCGGTCCCAACAGCCGCTTCGGCACCGGGGTGGCGCTCCGTGACGGGGAAGCGCTCATCGGTGCGCAGACCCACAACCAGTTCCGGGGCACGGCCTTCCGCTTCACGCTGGACGAGGCCACGGGTCAGTGGAGCGAGGCCGAGGCCGTGCCGCCTTTCGACGGGGGGGATCCGGGCCTGCAGTACGGCGTGACCGTCGCCTACAACGGGGACGAGCAGTGGATCGCAGCGCCCGGGGTGAACGGCTTCGCGGGGGGTGCGTACATCCTGCGGTCCTCCGACACCATCAAGCTCGTGGCGCCGGACGGTCAGCCCCAGGAGGGCTTCGCCAACACCTTCGACGTGCGCGGCGATCGCGCGCTCGTCGGGCTGCCGGGAGACGACTTCGGGCTGGGCGCCGTGATGGTCTTCGAGCGCAGCGGGGGTGCGTGGACCGCGGCCAGCGACCGTCTGGTCGGGGACGAGCCCGCGGGTCTGGACGCCATCACCGGCGACCAGGTGGACTGCGGCACCGACGGCAAGGCGGCGATCTTCGACTGCCAGCAGGTGGACATCCTGTCCTTCCTGCCCGTGCAGCAGATCGGCGGGAGCCGGGGCGTGGAGGTCAACGACGTCTGGGGCTGGACCGATCCCGAGAGTGGCCGCGAGTACGCGCTCGTGGGCCGCTACGACGGCACGTCCTTCATCGACATCACCAACCCGGGTGCGCCGCGCTACCTCGGGAACCTGGCCCTGCACGAGGGCGCCAATCCGAACGTGTGGCGTGACATCAAGGTCTACCAGGACCATGCCTTCATCGTGTCGGATGGCGCGGGCCCGCACGGGATGCAGGTGTTCGACCTCACGCGTCTGCGCGACGTCGGCAGCGAGCCCGTGGAGTTCACCGAGGACGCGCACTACGACCGCATCGCCAGCGCGCACAACATCGTGATCAACGAGAACACCGGCTTCGCCTATGCCGTGGGCGTCAACAGTGGCGGCGAGACCTGCGGCGGCGGGCTGCACATGATCGACATCCGCCAGCCGACCGAGCCGCAGTTCGTGGGGTGCTTCCAGGACATGGAGACCGGCAACCAGCGCACGGGCTACAGCCACGACGCGCAGTGCGTGGTCTACCACGGCCCCGACACCGAGCATCAGGGCAAGGAGATCTGCCTGGGGTCCAACGAGACGGCGCTGTCCATCGCGGACGTGTCGGACAAGGACAACCCGATCGCGCTGTCGCACGCCAGCTACCCCAACGTAGCCTACACCCACCAGGGATGGCTGGACGACCAGCACGAGTACTTCTACATGAACGACGAGGGGGACGAGCAGTCCGGTCTGGTGGACCACACCCGCACGCTGGTGTGGGACGTGAAGGATCTGGACGATCCCATCCTCGTGAACGAGTACCTGGGACCGAGCCGCTCCATCGATCACAACCTGTACGTCAAGGGCGACCTGATGTACCAGTCGAACTACGTGAGCGGGCTGCGCATCGTGGACATCAGCGACCGCGCCAACCCGCGCGAGGTCGGCTTCTTCGACACGGTGCCCTGGAGTGACGATCCCGTCTTCGACGGCTCCTGGAGCAACTATCCGTTCTTCGAGAGCGGCACGCTCGTGGTCACGAGCGGCAAGGAAGGCGTCTTCCTGCTGAAAAAGCGGGACCGGCCGATCTCGTAG
- a CDS encoding glycosyltransferase family 2 protein, protein MSIQVSVVCPFYNESQIIEHAVRTLLERLSTLGRTWELIVVDDGSKDGSRAVVEPLMEDHPELRVLGYPRNRGRGHGLRTGINAARGDIIVTTEIDLSWGEDIVHRLVAAMEEWPDADLVVASPHLEGGGYKNVPAKRVFLSKFGNLVIRACMAGAATMNTGMTRAYRREIIQSLPLHEDGKEFHLEVILKAAALGYRVREIPSLLEWKEYKHRGQRVKRKSSSKIQKLILSHTAFSLFANPVRYVWGMAIASLTIGFLFLLWAIFLLITGQVSAFSALLSVSMVILGILLFVIGLVLQQGNTVQRELWLLQRQQILERRAAPPPPAAVAAPAAAPEREPAPVTGR, encoded by the coding sequence ATGTCGATCCAGGTGAGTGTGGTCTGCCCGTTCTACAACGAATCGCAGATCATCGAGCACGCGGTGCGGACGCTCCTGGAGCGTCTGTCCACGCTGGGCCGGACCTGGGAGCTGATCGTCGTGGACGACGGCTCCAAGGACGGCTCCCGCGCGGTGGTGGAACCCCTGATGGAGGACCACCCGGAGCTGCGGGTGCTGGGCTACCCCCGCAACCGCGGACGCGGCCACGGGCTGCGCACCGGCATCAACGCCGCCCGGGGCGACATCATCGTCACGACCGAGATCGATCTCTCGTGGGGCGAGGACATCGTCCACCGTCTGGTGGCGGCGATGGAGGAGTGGCCGGACGCGGACCTGGTGGTGGCGAGCCCCCACCTGGAGGGCGGCGGCTACAAGAACGTCCCGGCCAAGCGCGTCTTCCTGAGCAAGTTCGGGAACCTGGTGATCCGGGCCTGCATGGCGGGCGCCGCCACCATGAACACCGGGATGACGCGGGCGTACCGCCGCGAGATCATCCAGTCGCTCCCGCTGCACGAGGACGGGAAGGAGTTCCACCTGGAGGTGATCCTGAAGGCCGCCGCGCTCGGATACCGGGTGCGGGAGATCCCTTCCCTGCTGGAGTGGAAGGAGTACAAGCACCGCGGCCAGCGGGTGAAGCGCAAGAGCAGCTCCAAGATCCAGAAGCTGATCCTGTCGCACACGGCGTTCAGCCTGTTCGCCAATCCCGTGCGCTACGTGTGGGGGATGGCCATCGCCTCGCTCACGATCGGCTTCCTCTTCCTGCTCTGGGCCATCTTCCTGCTGATCACCGGGCAGGTGTCGGCCTTCTCCGCGCTGCTCAGCGTCTCGATGGTGATCCTGGGCATCCTGCTGTTCGTGATCGGACTGGTGCTCCAGCAGGGCAACACGGTGCAGCGGGAGCTGTGGCTGCTGCAGCGGCAACAGATCCTGGAGCGGCGCGCGGCACCGCCGCCTCCGGCCGCCGTCGCCGCACCGGCCGCCGCTCCCGAGCGCGAGCCCGCGCCCGTGACGGGCCGGTGA